TCATTTGAATACATGTTTCGCTGTATATAATCTTATGtggaaaaatcaaatttgtaagTTTGTTATAATCTACTCCGTAGTCATCTTATATACTTCTCAACGAAAATTAGTGAgaggtttaatttttttacaaataagaTTGAACCAAATCATCAAGAGCAAATTTACGTACATGGTGACTGGGGAGCAACATCTTATTGTTGTGCATGGCGGCGGCATAACCTTATCATCTACAATATTCCATTTCCATCCTCCCACGTCACCTCTAATAAGTTCCAGTGCCTTCTCTACTGTGGCTTCTCACATAAAATTGTATACAACTAAACATACTATTTAAAGCAAACCAAAAGACTTACATGAAGTGATAACATATTGGACTTAAACTCATTGGTTACAAACTCCTTAAGCTTATCCttgaagttttaaagaaagataagtAACTATATCATATGATTGCTTTATTTCTCGTCTGGAGACTACAATGATAAAACCAAGGAGCTTGTGACAAATGGATTTAAGTCTTAATTTGTAACCAAATTCCTATTAAGtcgttttgtttgttttgaacatatgttttgctgtacataatcttttattttttggtaccAAGCTGTTATAATATTCCCCCTACTTACTACATGTTTGATGATAGAAGCTTATTATCTTTTAGCAAAGTATCATCATTTATTTCTTACTGGTTCTTAAAGAATATTAGAATACAAcctataaaattttatggtttactCCTATAATAACTTTGGTCTCTTCAATATGTGTTTGTGTTCAATAACTTATAATAACACATACTGTACCAGTCTCCGAAAAAATCAACTTACTTGTGTTATGGAAGACTGAAGTCTAAGGATTCCACAGTAGACCATCGAGGATCAGCGAATTGCCCATCATACGGTGAAGCCTTAGCTAATACATTCCATCTTCCCGCATCATTCCACTAAGTTCCAAGTTCCAACGCCTTCTCTTCGGCACCTTCTCCCAAAATATGAATGAATGCAAATCTgtgaaaccaaaagaaaacaacaaaaaaagagagattgagttttagtagaattgttttttttctttgaatataatcGACATCTGAAAATGAATTCTTCAACGCCATTTAAAATTTGGCCCCATATTTTTACATTGAGTGGGTCATTGTGAAGTTGTTGTGAATATCTACCGATCACCAATATAGACGTTGGTGTTTCAGTTCTGTGTTACTTTTACTTTGCTTTAATAATTCAAAGCAATACCCCTCATCCTCTTTTTGTCGACCAATCTTTTCCCGGTTTGGCTTTGTATTATTATCTAACGATGAAAATGTTATGAAAATATTGGTATGAATGGGTTTAACCGAGTAGTTTTGATGCAACTTTGTTTAACCGATCGAAATCAGAAATAAGTGTGTCCCTATGGTTGTGGAATTTGCTATGGGCGTGAAAGCAATTCACTGCTTCATAATTTGAGAAAGGACATAAGTATATGCCCATATTATGTTTCTTTCTACTCATATAACTAACATGTTTTATCATCATGATGCATAACAGCATAAGTAGTTAACTTTATAGAACATGAAACCAAAGTCTTATTTTCATAAGACAGTAATTCTTTAGCCTTTTGCAAAATTTTCATAAGAAGTTAACAATGTTATTTGTACATCCAGTTTTCCAAATTATTTGTCATAATCTTATAGACAAATATAGCCGtgatttttggttaaatataGTCTTacttatttattattgtataaAATGATGTATCACTTGAAAAAGAATCCAATGGAAAAAAGGATCAAATGggtaaaataattgaaaaagttACAGAGATTTCATCTAAAGAAAAGCTaccatttttataaatttttgaacaAATTTAGCCATTcttattaactatatatatatatattattttggttttaatgtgaAGAttattaactatattttaGGGGGAAAATGCTGTAATTACcaatcaaattaagaaaatcaatgaATAGAAAGATGATCAAATTAGCAAAAGTACAGAAAATTCCACCACATATTCAGAAGAAAAGCTTGAattcatgaaaagaaaagctaccatttttgttataaatttatgaacaAATATAGCCattcttattaattatattttaggggaaaatattgtaattaccaatcaaattaagaaaatcaatacCAATGAATAGGAAGATGATCAAATTAGTATAAGTACAAAAAATTCCACCACATATTTCACAAGAAAAGCTTGGATCATAAGTTGGATTCAAGAGCAGTAACGATAAGCTACAAAGTGAGTACACTAGACTCATTCTTTGAATCCCAAATATCAGAGATCCTAACCGTCCATTTCAAATCACAAGAAGATCAACCTCTAAAAATCGTAGTCTACGCTAGTTCATAACACACAGGATTATTTAACCCcttgaaagaaagtaaatatttgaaaaggACTCGTAACGAAACCAAAAAGCCAAAACAGTGACTTGTGAAACAACCGCTGGTTTTCTCCAAGTAAAAGCCacatcaaaatttcaattttatattagtattttactttttgcttagctttttttttatttcactcATTTACGTTTGTCTCTTTCCCCGCTCTCTCGCTCTCGCCGCCGTCTGCGTAACGGTCTCCGGCCACATTACGCCGATCAACCTATTCACTCCACCGTCGGTTCGATATCGTTTCTCTCCAAGTCAATTTGAAGTATTCCGATTCGATTACATTCTCATTCACTTTCCGAAAGCTTCTTCTACTCAGAAAGgtatttttcatttcgttAAAGTAGTCTAGAAATCGATTCCACAGTTTCGTCTTCAATTAGCGATTGATCTGAGCTCTGTGTCAATCTCACTTGTTTGAATTTCTGTGTCAAATGCATTATTGTGACTTCAGTTTTTTACTCGGTTGTTTCACTTTCATAGTCCGATTTCAAATTTGTGCATCTTCTCTAGATTCGTAACTTCGATTTCAAATTCGAATTCGAAGGTCGAGGACTCTGAGAATTATTCATATAAATCGAAGTTAAATCTTGTTCACTTGAATcctttgttattgtttcttatgTCACCACATTTGAATTTGCTCTAGTCATCTTCTCGTCGCCGACACTAATCTCATTTTACCTGTAGAAGCAAAGGATAGTTGATTTCTTCAGTAGTATGTGTAGTTGGTTGAGAGCATTAGATGATCCAGCTTTATGAGCATTAAGTGGAGGAACCACATAGTAGGGTTTCGTTCATTGATTGATTTCTTCAGTATTGATTCTTGTTAGTTGAATTTGTTTACTCGCATCTTTGTTGTTCTGTTCTTCACATTTCTTTGAAGGTTTTCTTAGTCTATAAAGTTGTACATCATAATAATCTGTGGTTTGATGATATTGTTTTAAGACAGTCTTGTTGTTGCTCTTTATCAGGTGTGCAAAATGATTGGATCGTTTCTAACAAGAGGACTAGTGTAAGACTCTAATCTCTTCATTTTGAGGTTCTAAAGTATTAGTTTGATCAAAGAATTTACggattttgtttgtgtttcatttGTTGGCAGAATGGTATTTGGATATGCGTATCCTGCTTATGAATGTTACAAAGCGGTTGAAAAGAATAAGCCTGAGATGCAACAGCTTCGATTCTGGTGCCAATACTGGTTTGTGATGTTTGGCTTTTTCATCTGTTCTTATCTTGAGTTTATGCCTTGAGTTTTCTCTTGTAAAGTTtagctttcttcttgaaactTGTTGCAGGATTTTGGTGGCTGCTTTGACAATTTTCGAAAGAGTTGGCGATGCTCTTGCTTCATGGTTGGTATTATTGATACAGGAATGTACCTTTCAAATGAATTGAGATATATTATGTAGACTTACTTTGTTTGTGTCCTGTTGTCATGAAGGGTTCCACTATACTGTGAGGCAAAACTGGcatttttcatatatctttgGTTCCCCAAGACCAGAGTAAGTAAACTCTAGTAGCAGCTAAAAGAGAGTTAGTTAGTATCTGTATATATGTGATCCATTGGAGTTCGTTCTATCTCACTGCACTTTCCTTTCTTTCCACAGGGAACTACATACGTGTACGATTCATTCTTTCAGCCATATGTTGCAAAGcatgaaaatgaaatcgaCCGCAGCTTGATTGAGCTAAGGACCAAAGCTGGGGATCTGGCAGTGATATACTGCAGAAAAGCAGTGAGCTATGGACAAACAAGAATCGTAGAGATCCTGCATTTTGTAGCTCTCCAGTCAACACCAAAACCTAAGCCTAAGGTAATATTATGCACCTAACAAATACCATGAAATGCTAATCATGGATCTTTCGCTTTTCAACTTCTTACATGCTCACTAGAGGATCATTTAACAAGTTTCTCCTTGCACAATAGTGATATTGTTTGATGGATTTGTCTTGATTCTAATTTTCATTAGGAAAAGAAGCAGGCAGCAGCAccagaagaggaagaacagaAACAACCGGATCTTAAGGCGACGAGCCAAGCAGCTTCTTCTAATCCTCAAGTGCGTCTGCAATCGAAGAAACCACAGCTTGTAACCAAAGAACCTATATCACCAAAGCCTCTTTCATCCCCACGTAagcaacaacaactacaaACAGAGACCAAGGAAGCAAAAGCAAGCGTGTCACAAACCAAACTCACTACTCTAACTCCACCAggaccaccaccaccaccaccaccaccgccaccatCGCCCACAACCGCCGCGAAACGAAACGCTGATCCAGCACAGCCATCACCAACAGAGGCAGAAGAAGCGTCACAGACTGTCGCAGCTTTACCAGAACCAGCGTCTGAGATTCAGCGAGCGTCATCGTCGAAAGAGACTATAATGGAGGAAACACTAAGGATCACTCGTGGGAGTCTGAGAAAAGCTCGTTCTGCGGGAGCACCGCGCTAAGAGaatgattaaaaaagaaaaggggaacacataattttaaatctcTAACCCCTTTTGATTGGTTTCTCTTTAAAACAGCAATaatggtttttatttggttatttgttgtttttagtCCGATGTAAATTTCAGACTTCAGACTAATATTGGATGTTGATCTGTCCTTAGCTGAgtaaaaccacaaaaaaagtttttatatacACAAGGATCAAAATTCTGCCTTTCTCCAATGATTTGCGAAGTCAAAAGACTCAAAATGTAGAGAAACATAACttcccaaaaaagaaaaaagtattcCGCTGCCGGGCTTTGAACCCGGAATATTTCATGATTTGAAGATAGCCTGAAGTGCTACAGCGGATTAGTTGTTTGTACATCCGATCAAGTGATATATAACTCTTGTTAATACGTTTGTTGGGCCAGTTCATATATTTGGGCTTAttcttttgattgttgattGCTAGCCCattaaaaattagtaaataacCCATCATAAACGATTAAACTCACAAACACGCCTACCGCTGATTGCAAAAAGAATTACATTATGAGGAATACATTTTCTGTAGTTAAgttaactaaataaaaactaatttttttttttaaatgtctAACATGacaaaaattgtaaataaggAAATTTTTTTACGTAATTGGGATGAAAATGTCTTGTGATCCAATTTTCTGAAATTAAACTGCGTCCTTAATATTTGAAACTTAGCGTTTTTAATCCATTTTCAGTCGTATTTTTAACAGAAACTTGCCACATAAAATTACTAtatgtttgtcaaaatttgTTATACGTTAATCCCGCTATTAGTTTCagctatttatatataatatatggaCTTCAACTTGATGTTTCACAAGTATCGTTGAAATTCGACATCCGTTTTCTCTATAGATATTTTGTCCGATCACGTTTgaattttgacattttttttgtttatgttttcgccattttgatatttatatacttattatctttttaagaaacttATGTCGGTATTTGACATATTAatacatttttgtaagaaaatggaTAAAGATAGTTAGCTACTAATGACGTCAAAATGCATGCGTCTTGCTGACGAGTGAAGGCCTCAATAATGGTGGTGTGAGTCAGTGAGTGGTGTAGGTTGATTGTGTGGCGGCtgcataataaataaataatgttgttGCAAAAGATATTCATATATTCGTAGTGACTAGTGACTAGTGAGTAAGTAACACATGGCGTTTCTGATCATATCCACCGTTAGATCCCACCTCGACAATAAGATTATACCAAAACTTATTGTAGTACCACAATTATAAGTTAAAGGGATACCAACTTGAATAGTTTTTACATATTTCATTGGTCGTTACAATTTACCATGCCAATGCACagattttattactttttttattagaaaactGTTGAAAATGAGAGTGGATGTAGACAAAAGATTCCTTCTCGTGTCTCTCTCGAGATCGACTATAATTATCCCCTTTtagtttctcctttctttgtATGAGCGCTCTTCACTCTTAGCAACCACGAGCACAAGAAAATATGAGCGACCCTAGCGGCCAATCTTCAACAACGACTGTCGGTGGAATTGCCGGCGGTAGCGGTTGTAacggaggaggtggtggaagTGGCAGTGGAAGCGGCGGCTCCTTTGGGAATCAGCCGAGGAGATCAAAGGTGAGGAAGCAAGTGTGGGCTGGAGTACTCGGCATCTCATCCGACTCCACCAACAATTaatagtttcttctttctttctcttttcaccTAAGAAATCATGTGTAGTGAAAAATGGTGGTGGTAATTACTATGCTTGATCATCGTTTCATGTTAACTGTGTCTAAATAACAAGCAAGAAATATATTAGACCACCACCATCGTCATTGTTATGAGATTAtatgaagtatatatatttttacctTCTGTAATCCGAAAACCCCCCTCAAAAAGTgatagtattttatttttggtctaGAaacaattagggtttctcCTTCGAATCGATGTATATAGCAAATATCATTAGCAATATGAATGTTAGTCAAGTAGGTGAGATCGCTTACAAATAATGTTAAAAGTAAAATCTTATGACAAATTGACGCTAAAGTATCGTCTGAAATATAAACATGgttaaaattttcagaaaagaaTGTgcaatattatataaaatgatcagtttaaaataattcaaagaaaataaatatttatggtGTGTGATCCATAATAATTGTTCTTATCCATCCTCAACAAATATTTGCATATACGTCCCCAGTTATATTCTCACAGACTATAAACTACATGAATCATCATTTTGAAATCGTACAATATAATCGTTTCTCACGTAAATTACTGCAACATAATACTATCCAACAATCAAGTCCAGTATTCAACTAAATAATTCATGTTCCCCTTATCTATAGGCCTCATGCTTGATGAGATAAAATGATAGGATATGTAGTTTAGTGTCACCATCCGGACTTAAATAGACAGCAACCTcaaatttgttataaatttatagaccattaaatatattttgggtTGTCATTTATATATGAGCAGATCAACAGACTCAGAGGGTCTCTAGCTAATTTCAtcacaaatcacaaaaccaGTTATTAATATATGAATCATGAATGTACTATTCTATACACCAAAAACTTGAAACCAATTGAACTGgtcttattttaatattcGACATAATTAAACAGAATTAGTCTTAATAAACTCAGAGAAATGATAAAGTAATTGAACTTAGTTATGATTATCAGGTGTTGTTTAATCTTAAAGTAGAAGACATAATCATAACTGTCTTAAGTTATTGTACCAACAAGTATAACTTATAATTAGAAACCCCTCATCCTCTACTCATTTCATCAAAAGCATCTGCTCTTGTTTGTAGAAACatactcaaattttaaatcaaactcttgttttgttctcttggcaatattcattttttttataagtttttttataagttttttttttgctacgGAATGGTCCTTAATCTTCGTCACTA
This sequence is a window from Arabidopsis thaliana chromosome 1 sequence. Protein-coding genes within it:
- the HVA22H gene encoding HVA22-like protein H (ATHVA22H) (HVA22-like protein H (ATHVA22H) (HVA22H); CONTAINS InterPro DOMAIN/s: TB2/DP1/HVA22 related protein (InterPro:IPR004345); BEST Arabidopsis thaliana protein match is: Abscisic acid-responsive (TB2/DP1, HVA22) family protein (TAIR:AT5G42560.1); Has 10528 Blast hits to 8347 proteins in 778 species: Archae - 22; Bacteria - 1518; Metazoa - 4092; Fungi - 1457; Plants - 1639; Viruses - 302; Other Eukaryotes - 1498 (source: NCBI BLink).); amino-acid sequence: MIGSFLTRGLVMVFGYAYPAYECYKAVEKNKPEMQQLRFWCQYWILVAALTIFERVGDALASWVPLYCEAKLAFFIYLWFPKTRGTTYVYDSFFQPYVAKHENEIDRSLIELRTKAGDLAVIYCRKAVSYGQTRIVEILHFVALQSTPKPKPKEKKQAAAPEEEEQKQPDLKATSQAASSNPQVRLQSKKPQLVTKEPISPKPLSSPRKQQQLQTETKEAKASVSQTKLTTLTPPGPPPPPPPPPPSPTTAAKRNADPAQPSPTEAEEASQTVAALPEPASEIQRASSSKETIMEETLRITRGSLRKARSAGAPR
- a CDS encoding transcription factor (BEST Arabidopsis thaliana protein match is: transmembrane receptors (TAIR:AT2G32140.1); Has 41 Blast hits to 41 proteins in 17 species: Archae - 0; Bacteria - 2; Metazoa - 23; Fungi - 0; Plants - 11; Viruses - 0; Other Eukaryotes - 5 (source: NCBI BLink).); its protein translation is MSDPSGQSSTTTVGGIAGGSGCNGGGGGSGSGSGGSFGNQPRRSKVRKQVWAGVLGISSDSTNN